The following are encoded in a window of Syntrophorhabdaceae bacterium genomic DNA:
- the smc gene encoding chromosome segregation protein SMC produces the protein MKLARLEIFGFKSFLNRTVFQFGEGITSIVGPNGCGKSNIVDAIVWVLGERGTKSLRVKDMGDVIFHGSNGKRPVNIAEVTLDLTEDDREFIVKRRIYRDGTNEYSLNGKIVRLKDVQDAFLGTGLGTNSYAIIEQGRIEALINMKPAERRIVIEEASGITRFEEKKRDAVHRMEETTSNLERVEDVYREVTASFAKAEQEWERWKAYQELADRLHEIDRQLLLDGYAKLRKRMTKVRERQVDLEEEILQKEADRSTLKEEFEAKESEFSLTDSIIRQLEVDLKSKEKDMESRLLEIEYLGNEVKRLQASLKGLSEEEASITAETARHENEINTLEEKSGTLTGELMEEREKEARTRQVAQGFKANIEEHERTLEESRTKLFVSMSSLTETRNRIAEIERLAQERQKRIERQATERRELETLLASLDGKRKALHDSLRDALQEKESLSVRESALLAERESTLREMERLKGLAESTKGEKRVKEEFLKQLGGYIEGSRDATRAEDRLVNLIKVDEGKIKALERFFSEELEYEVMKNDSIESVASAVQEREGNRIFFSPGGIFRKAGDDVEVDIAWITGIEEALSRVAGGEQGIFINDDIYVDSRGIILSGTGSKKIDVRQFKEKLKLEKELQTLSADTESHDRALAALRPILEACDGRCRSARSDREAQEGRVKALEKDLLMADAQWKNTADRLAALEAVAESPDDTGPGAREELDAQRRHYEEEKAGVETSMTRLRETLAGLKKEYEAAQSAWHGVTIEIERKTNTLKSLSDNRERSGAAIRSLTGQAKGLKERFAAIEHDIEGRTQKTKYLERSYDELRSELQKHVARYEELKTMLGTLHAQKQTLQESIDAAAKEMERVRARKENAEKDLAVLEEKRLTIIEHLRDTYNIGEPDEISVQLPANIEEERESLTERIAGMGEINFRAEKEYLELRERISFLDKQKEDLIAAMESLKKTITKIDQFTRELFTETFDKVNTAFIRFTDLLFKGGKGYLAINAEQAGVDLFVQPPGKKVTRMELLSGGEKALISLAFLLALMDTKPSPFALMDEIDAPLDDANLAGLLDIIRGMSLKSQIIFITHNRITMEYSDMIYGITMEEQGISKTVSVRL, from the coding sequence ATGAAACTGGCCAGACTCGAAATTTTCGGTTTCAAATCATTCCTCAACCGCACCGTCTTCCAGTTCGGTGAAGGCATCACGTCCATAGTCGGCCCCAACGGCTGCGGCAAGAGCAACATAGTCGACGCCATCGTATGGGTACTCGGTGAAAGAGGCACGAAAAGCCTCAGGGTCAAGGACATGGGAGATGTCATCTTCCACGGCAGCAACGGGAAACGACCCGTGAACATCGCCGAGGTGACCCTCGATCTCACCGAGGACGACAGGGAATTCATCGTCAAGAGACGGATATACAGGGACGGCACGAACGAGTATTCCCTGAACGGCAAGATCGTCCGGCTCAAAGACGTGCAGGATGCCTTCCTGGGAACGGGCCTCGGCACGAATTCCTATGCCATCATCGAACAGGGGCGCATCGAGGCCCTCATCAACATGAAGCCCGCCGAGAGGCGCATCGTTATCGAAGAAGCAAGCGGCATAACAAGGTTCGAAGAAAAAAAGCGCGACGCCGTCCACCGCATGGAGGAAACGACATCGAACCTCGAGCGCGTAGAGGACGTTTACCGGGAGGTCACCGCTTCTTTCGCCAAGGCCGAGCAGGAATGGGAAAGATGGAAGGCATATCAGGAACTTGCCGACAGGCTCCACGAGATAGACAGGCAGCTCCTTCTTGACGGCTATGCGAAACTTCGCAAACGAATGACGAAGGTCCGCGAGCGGCAGGTCGACCTCGAGGAAGAGATCCTGCAAAAGGAAGCCGACAGGTCCACGCTCAAGGAAGAGTTCGAGGCGAAGGAAAGCGAGTTCTCCCTCACCGACAGCATTATCCGCCAGCTGGAAGTCGACCTGAAAAGCAAGGAGAAGGACATGGAGAGCCGCCTTCTCGAGATAGAATACCTGGGCAATGAGGTGAAGCGTCTTCAAGCCTCCCTGAAAGGACTTTCCGAAGAGGAAGCCTCTATCACAGCCGAAACGGCGCGGCATGAGAACGAGATAAACACCCTTGAGGAGAAAAGCGGAACCTTGACGGGCGAACTCATGGAAGAGAGGGAAAAGGAGGCCAGGACACGCCAGGTAGCACAGGGATTCAAGGCAAACATCGAGGAGCACGAAAGAACGCTTGAGGAATCGCGGACAAAGCTCTTCGTTTCCATGAGTTCCCTTACGGAGACACGAAACAGAATCGCCGAAATTGAAAGGCTGGCACAGGAAAGGCAGAAACGCATCGAGCGTCAGGCGACCGAGCGCAGAGAACTTGAGACACTCCTCGCATCCCTGGACGGAAAGCGCAAGGCCCTTCACGATTCCCTTCGCGATGCGCTTCAGGAGAAGGAGTCCCTTTCCGTGCGGGAATCGGCCCTGCTGGCGGAGAGAGAAAGCACGCTGCGCGAGATGGAAAGGCTCAAGGGGCTCGCCGAGAGCACGAAAGGTGAGAAGCGTGTCAAGGAAGAATTCCTGAAACAGCTTGGGGGTTACATAGAGGGCTCCCGGGATGCGACGCGCGCGGAGGACCGCCTCGTCAACCTGATAAAGGTCGACGAGGGGAAGATCAAAGCCCTGGAAAGATTTTTTTCCGAAGAGCTCGAATACGAGGTCATGAAGAATGACTCCATCGAATCTGTGGCCTCGGCGGTGCAGGAGCGGGAAGGCAACCGTATATTCTTCTCACCCGGGGGGATCTTCAGGAAAGCGGGGGACGACGTCGAGGTCGATATCGCATGGATAACCGGCATCGAGGAGGCCCTGTCACGGGTGGCCGGCGGCGAACAGGGCATATTCATCAACGACGATATCTATGTCGATTCCCGGGGCATCATCCTGAGTGGAACGGGTTCGAAGAAGATAGACGTGAGACAGTTCAAGGAGAAGCTGAAGCTCGAGAAAGAGCTCCAGACGTTGTCGGCCGACACAGAAAGCCATGACCGCGCACTGGCGGCTCTCAGGCCCATCCTCGAGGCCTGCGATGGGAGATGCCGCTCCGCCCGCAGCGACCGTGAGGCACAGGAGGGGAGGGTGAAGGCCCTCGAAAAGGACCTCCTCATGGCCGACGCTCAGTGGAAAAACACGGCCGACAGGCTTGCCGCGCTGGAAGCCGTCGCCGAATCCCCGGATGACACCGGCCCCGGGGCACGGGAAGAGCTTGATGCGCAGCGGAGGCACTACGAAGAGGAAAAGGCCGGCGTAGAAACATCTATGACCCGCCTGAGAGAAACGCTGGCCGGATTGAAAAAGGAATATGAAGCGGCCCAATCCGCATGGCATGGCGTTACGATCGAGATCGAAAGAAAGACGAACACGCTCAAGTCCTTGAGTGATAACCGGGAACGCTCCGGCGCCGCCATCAGGTCACTCACGGGCCAGGCGAAGGGGCTCAAGGAAAGGTTCGCCGCGATAGAGCACGATATCGAGGGCCGCACCCAGAAGACGAAATACCTTGAACGCTCCTACGACGAGCTTCGATCGGAACTGCAGAAACATGTCGCGAGATACGAAGAGCTCAAGACAATGCTCGGCACTCTCCACGCTCAGAAACAGACGCTCCAGGAATCCATCGATGCCGCCGCGAAGGAGATGGAAAGGGTCCGCGCCAGAAAAGAGAATGCCGAAAAAGATCTGGCCGTTCTCGAGGAAAAACGCCTGACCATAATCGAACACCTGAGAGATACATACAATATCGGAGAACCGGACGAGATATCGGTACAGCTGCCTGCAAATATTGAGGAAGAACGGGAATCGCTCACCGAAAGGATCGCCGGGATGGGGGAGATCAATTTCAGGGCCGAAAAGGAATATCTTGAATTGAGGGAGCGGATATCTTTCCTGGACAAACAGAAGGAAGACCTCATCGCCGCGATGGAATCCCTCAAAAAGACGATAACGAAGATCGACCAGTTCACCAGGGAACTTTTCACGGAAACCTTCGACAAGGTCAACACCGCCTTCATCCGGTTCACCGATCTTCTTTTCAAGGGCGGCAAGGGATACCTGGCGATCAACGCGGAACAGGCCGGCGTCGATCTCTTCGTCCAGCCTCCCGGGAAAAAGGTCACCAGGATGGAGCTTCTGTCCGGCGGTGAAAAGGCCCTCATATCGCTTGCGTTCCTTCTGGCACTGATGGACACAAAGCCAAGCCCCTTCGCCCTCATGGACGAGATAGACGCTCCCCTCGACGACGCGAACCTCGCGGGCCTCCTCGACATTATACGGGGCATGAGTCTCAAATCACAGATCATCTTCATCACCCACAACAGGATAACCATGGAATATTCCGACATGATATACGGCATAACCATGGAGGAACAGGGCATCTCAAAAACCGTATCAGTAAGGCTCTAG
- the gltX gene encoding glutamate--tRNA ligase, which translates to MVKSRFAPSPTGNLHIGGARTALFNYLYAKHHGGVFVLRIEDTDVERSKDEYVKDILGGLSWLGIHWDEGPYYQMDRMDIYREHAFRLLDTGHAYKCYCTAEMLEEKRKKALKEGGKPHYDGTCRDLPADDTSHEGKPFVVRFRSPLTGEVSFTDLIRGTITFKCEELDDLIIFRTDRTPTYNFTVVVDDALMGVTHIVRGDDHINNTPRQILIYEALKYPVPQFAHAPLIHGKDKTRLSKRHGATSLLEYRNDGFLPEALMNYLARLGWAYGDQEIFTQQELIEKFDLPNVGRSPSVFDMDKLTWLNCHYLKTLPAEDIALRLVPFLESAGIKASCDDRLVRIVVSLRERARTLKEMAQMAEYFFLDDPCFDEAARAKFLTVATKPILVDFVEGLKGLASMDEEGALKALIEGLTKKYNAKPVGIIQPVRVALCGRTVSPGIFEVIAILGKGTVEKRISRAIESI; encoded by the coding sequence ATGGTCAAGTCAAGGTTCGCGCCGAGTCCAACGGGGAACCTCCACATAGGCGGCGCCAGGACCGCCCTTTTCAATTATCTCTACGCGAAACATCACGGGGGCGTCTTTGTTCTGAGGATAGAGGACACGGACGTCGAGCGCTCGAAAGATGAATACGTGAAGGACATCCTCGGCGGCCTTTCATGGCTCGGCATTCACTGGGACGAAGGCCCTTACTACCAGATGGACCGGATGGACATCTACCGGGAACATGCGTTCAGGCTCCTTGACACGGGACATGCGTACAAATGTTATTGCACTGCCGAGATGCTCGAGGAAAAGAGGAAAAAGGCGTTGAAGGAGGGAGGCAAACCCCATTATGACGGGACCTGCCGGGACCTTCCCGCCGATGACACCTCGCATGAAGGCAAACCCTTTGTCGTCCGCTTCCGCAGTCCCCTGACCGGGGAGGTCAGCTTCACCGACCTCATTCGCGGCACCATCACCTTTAAATGCGAGGAGCTCGACGACCTCATAATCTTTCGCACCGACAGGACACCAACATACAACTTTACCGTCGTCGTTGATGACGCCCTCATGGGCGTCACCCACATCGTCCGCGGCGACGACCACATCAACAACACACCGCGGCAGATCCTCATCTACGAGGCGCTGAAATATCCCGTCCCCCAGTTCGCCCATGCGCCCCTCATCCACGGAAAAGACAAGACGCGCCTGAGCAAGAGACACGGCGCCACGTCGCTCCTCGAATATCGCAACGACGGCTTTTTACCCGAGGCGCTTATGAATTACCTGGCACGGCTCGGTTGGGCATACGGCGACCAGGAGATATTCACGCAACAGGAACTGATCGAGAAATTCGATCTTCCCAACGTGGGAAGATCGCCGTCCGTCTTCGACATGGACAAACTCACGTGGCTCAACTGCCATTACCTGAAGACCCTTCCCGCGGAGGACATTGCTCTAAGACTCGTGCCGTTTCTCGAAAGCGCGGGGATAAAGGCCTCCTGCGACGACCGGCTTGTCCGGATCGTGGTCAGCCTTCGCGAGCGCGCAAGGACCCTGAAGGAAATGGCGCAGATGGCGGAATACTTCTTCCTCGACGATCCCTGCTTCGACGAGGCCGCCCGTGCAAAATTCCTCACCGTCGCAACTAAACCTATTCTTGTCGATTTTGTCGAAGGCCTCAAGGGTCTCGCCTCCATGGACGAAGAGGGGGCTCTCAAGGCGCTCATCGAGGGATTGACAAAGAAATACAATGCCAAGCCCGTCGGAATCATCCAGCCTGTCAGAGTCGCCCTTTGCGGCAGGACCGTAAGCCCCGGGATATTCGAGGTCATCGCTATTCTGGGAAAAGGGACCGTCGAGAAGAGAATATCGCGAGCTATTGAATCGATTTAA
- a CDS encoding ankyrin repeat domain-containing protein: protein MESIFSSELITASENGDLESVVQFISKGADVDSVDHNGNTPLMYAAMHGFTDTARFLVDNGADVNARNAMGVTPLIYACRNNQVGVLRFLVSRAADVNVLDKDGGTALTFASKSGHLEIVRLLVEHGADLNARDREGDTPLMCAINNKFAGIINFLISRGGDLTAMNTHDKTALDLASEKGLPRVVNDIKFKLLERQKQVS, encoded by the coding sequence GTGGAAAGTATATTTTCAAGTGAATTGATCACGGCAAGTGAAAACGGTGACCTGGAGAGCGTCGTCCAGTTCATCAGCAAGGGTGCTGACGTCGACAGTGTAGACCATAACGGAAATACTCCCCTCATGTATGCAGCGATGCACGGGTTCACGGACACGGCACGTTTCCTGGTAGATAATGGTGCGGATGTCAATGCGAGGAATGCAATGGGTGTCACCCCCCTTATCTATGCCTGCAGGAACAACCAGGTCGGCGTGCTGAGGTTTCTCGTCTCCCGGGCCGCCGATGTCAATGTTCTCGACAAAGATGGCGGCACGGCCCTTACCTTCGCAAGCAAGAGCGGCCACCTGGAGATCGTCAGGCTCCTCGTTGAGCACGGCGCGGACCTCAATGCCCGCGACCGTGAAGGTGATACGCCTCTCATGTGCGCCATCAACAACAAGTTTGCCGGCATAATCAACTTCCTCATCAGTCGGGGAGGCGATCTGACCGCTATGAACACACACGACAAGACCGCTCTCGATCTCGCCAGCGAAAAAGGGCTCCCGAGGGTCGTCAACGACATAAAGTTCAAACTCCTGGAAAGGCAAAAACAGGTATCCTGA
- a CDS encoding CarD family transcriptional regulator: MFDVGEVAVYPGHGVGRIESIEEKEFSGTKQSFYIIRILDTDMTIMIPIDGAKNAGLRNVIDVCDVCKVYDILKDKNIVHDNSPWNRRYKEYMERIKSGSIYEVATVLKELYNLRYWKELSFGEKKMFEMARNLITKELSMSLGTEEPIVEQEIEEIFLANNGNQKGSTANHHKG; the protein is encoded by the coding sequence ATGTTTGATGTAGGAGAAGTTGCAGTATATCCAGGGCATGGTGTCGGTCGGATCGAGTCCATCGAAGAAAAAGAATTCTCAGGTACCAAACAATCATTTTACATAATCCGTATCCTTGATACGGACATGACCATCATGATACCCATAGATGGTGCAAAAAATGCCGGCTTGAGAAACGTTATCGATGTTTGCGATGTATGCAAGGTCTACGACATCCTTAAGGACAAGAACATCGTTCACGATAACTCACCCTGGAACAGGCGCTACAAGGAATACATGGAAAGGATCAAGAGCGGCTCCATTTATGAAGTGGCGACCGTCCTGAAAGAGCTCTACAATCTGCGATACTGGAAAGAGCTGTCCTTCGGCGAAAAAAAGATGTTCGAAATGGCGCGGAATCTCATTACCAAGGAGCTTTCCATGTCGTTGGGCACCGAGGAACCGATAGTGGAACAGGAGATCGAGGAGATCTTCCTCGCCAACAACGGTAATCAAAAGGGAAGTACCGCTAATCACCATAAGGGCTGA
- a CDS encoding TRAM domain-containing protein: MDIFIQIILLTVTTLTGYFILKELLSSGVWGLVGATCGLILGYAILKIELKLRDISLKIIIGSLTGVVVSLFVANLFVSRLLLAFIKDIPITLPIYVLFYFVMGYLGFVLGKEKSKTLDLSKVPLFDRLEEDKDVKLLDTSTIIDGRIADICETGFIQGTFVIPQFVLYEIQHVADHQDPVKRTRGRRGLDVLHRLQKQTFLNVRIVDYDFPKLKDVDTKLIALAKRLGGKIVTNDYNLNKVAELQGIEVLNVNQLAMSLRPAMLPGEQINIKVLREGKEHGQGIGYLDDGTMVVVDDARKYLGKAVDVVVTSVLQTTSGRMIFSRLKEQAGKEYIFPDEYQLEEQA, encoded by the coding sequence TTGGATATATTTATTCAGATAATCCTGCTTACCGTTACAACCCTTACCGGATATTTCATACTCAAAGAGCTTCTTTCCAGCGGCGTCTGGGGCCTTGTCGGGGCGACATGCGGCCTGATCCTGGGCTATGCTATTCTGAAGATCGAACTGAAGCTTCGGGACATATCTCTGAAGATCATAATTGGAAGCCTCACCGGGGTCGTGGTGAGCCTTTTCGTAGCCAACCTTTTCGTATCCCGCCTCCTCCTCGCTTTCATCAAGGACATCCCCATCACGCTTCCCATTTACGTTCTTTTCTACTTTGTCATGGGCTACCTCGGCTTTGTTCTCGGGAAGGAAAAGAGCAAGACGCTCGACCTTTCCAAGGTACCCCTCTTCGACCGTCTGGAGGAGGACAAGGACGTCAAGCTCCTCGATACCAGCACGATCATAGACGGGCGGATAGCGGACATATGCGAGACGGGTTTCATACAGGGGACCTTTGTCATCCCCCAGTTCGTCCTCTACGAGATACAGCACGTCGCCGACCATCAGGACCCGGTGAAAAGGACCCGCGGCCGCAGGGGCCTTGATGTCCTTCACAGATTACAGAAGCAGACCTTCCTGAACGTCAGGATCGTGGACTACGATTTCCCCAAGTTGAAGGATGTGGACACGAAACTCATCGCGCTGGCGAAAAGACTGGGAGGGAAGATCGTAACCAACGATTATAACCTCAACAAGGTCGCGGAGCTGCAAGGTATCGAGGTCCTCAACGTGAACCAGCTTGCCATGTCTCTTCGGCCTGCAATGCTTCCCGGCGAACAGATAAACATAAAGGTGCTTCGGGAAGGCAAGGAACACGGCCAGGGGATCGGATACCTCGACGACGGGACCATGGTGGTTGTCGACGATGCCAGGAAATATCTCGGCAAGGCTGTCGATGTCGTGGTGACAAGTGTCCTGCAGACTACCTCGGGGCGCATGATCTTCTCGAGGCTCAAGGAACAGGCCGGGAAGGAGTACATCTTCCCCGACGAATATCAATTAGAAGAACAGGCGTGA
- the ispD gene encoding 2-C-methyl-D-erythritol 4-phosphate cytidylyltransferase: MRTIAIILAGGAGKRMGTATNKQFLLIENKPIIVHTLQIFEDCRTVDDIYLVVNQKDLPLIQEEILETYRFNKVMKLVVGGKLRQDSVRNGLEAIEHPCDIVVIHDGARPFVSPAFIEKGIFLMEMYDAVIPALPMKDTVKVISKEGFVVKTLERDSLWHVQTPQTFKYPLIMKAYREGMAKKYYGYDDATFIEHLGKKVKVIEGSPYNMKITTPEDLTIARGLLSELKGSL, encoded by the coding sequence ATGAGAACAATAGCGATCATTCTTGCCGGCGGCGCAGGAAAAAGAATGGGCACCGCCACGAACAAGCAATTCCTGCTCATAGAGAACAAACCCATCATTGTTCACACACTGCAGATCTTCGAAGATTGCAGAACTGTGGACGATATCTATCTCGTCGTCAACCAGAAGGACCTCCCGCTTATCCAGGAGGAGATACTGGAGACGTACAGGTTCAACAAGGTCATGAAGCTCGTTGTCGGCGGCAAGCTGAGGCAGGATTCCGTAAGGAACGGGCTGGAGGCCATCGAGCATCCCTGCGATATCGTTGTCATACACGATGGGGCGCGGCCTTTCGTCTCGCCCGCCTTCATCGAAAAAGGCATCTTCCTCATGGAGATGTACGATGCGGTTATACCGGCGCTGCCGATGAAAGACACGGTAAAGGTCATTTCCAAGGAAGGCTTCGTGGTCAAGACCCTTGAGCGCGACTCTCTGTGGCATGTGCAAACTCCCCAGACGTTCAAGTATCCTCTCATCATGAAGGCCTACCGGGAGGGTATGGCGAAAAAATACTACGGTTATGACGACGCAACGTTCATTGAGCATCTGGGCAAAAAGGTGAAGGTCATAGAGGGTTCTCCCTACAACATGAAGATCACCACGCCCGAGGACCTGACCATCGCGAGAGGTCTGCTTTCTGAGCTCAAAGGGAGCCTATGA
- the ispF gene encoding 2-C-methyl-D-erythritol 2,4-cyclodiphosphate synthase, with the protein MRVGIGFDVHRLTTGRKLVLGGIEIPFQKGLLGHSDGDVLLHAISDAILGAVSEDDIGVHFPDSDKNTEGIDSAVILSRVSAIARERGYRVVNVDSVIVAQMPKIAPYREAMKERIAQVLSIDAGMVGLKGKTTEGLGFTGRGEGIAAHAVVLLERI; encoded by the coding sequence ATGAGGGTAGGGATAGGGTTCGATGTCCACCGGCTGACGACAGGCAGGAAGCTTGTCCTGGGAGGCATCGAGATTCCCTTCCAGAAAGGTCTCCTCGGTCACTCCGACGGCGATGTTCTCCTCCATGCCATCAGTGATGCGATACTGGGGGCCGTTTCGGAGGACGATATCGGCGTTCATTTCCCTGACAGCGACAAGAACACGGAAGGCATCGACAGCGCCGTGATACTCTCCCGGGTTTCCGCGATAGCCCGCGAGAGGGGCTATCGGGTCGTCAATGTCGATAGTGTCATTGTGGCCCAGATGCCCAAGATAGCGCCATACCGGGAGGCGATGAAGGAGAGGATCGCACAGGTCCTGTCCATCGACGCCGGGATGGTCGGCTTAAAGGGTAAAACAACGGAAGGCCTGGGGTTTACCGGCCGGGGCGAAGGGATCGCCGCACACGCCGTTGTTCTGCTGGAAAGAATTTAA
- the gltX gene encoding glutamate--tRNA ligase, with the protein MVKVRFAPSPTGHLHVGNAKTALFNWLFARKNGGSFVLRMEDTDIERSDVLYERSIMDDLRWLGITWDEGPLRQSDRLDIYRSHAMGLLDKGFAYRCFCAEEELAAERQRSLSRGEPPRYGGKCRDLANDEAVRLEGEGRPFTIRFRSDNKPITFRDGIRGGLSFPRGHVDDLIILRRDGTPTYNLAVVVDDMLMGITHVIRGGDHISNTPKQIALFNALGGEPPQYAHHSLLIGTDHKPLSKRHGTTRVVDFRSLGMVSDALVNYLCTMGRSAAVEIMDRNELVRTFSLDSISGSDNIFDMEKLLWFNREYMKHMPLADLIDRTGMEVSDAAKVSAVRENASTLNDLKEYMEMFDRAELKESSLRYLMKMNAAEEMGNTMRSLLAGKDGLTFDDLTGSLTQPPDLRKRDFFMILRAFITGRSDGPPLKEIFPLVPPRVITGRIDAYLSLKREG; encoded by the coding sequence ATGGTCAAGGTAAGGTTCGCCCCGAGCCCGACAGGGCATCTCCACGTGGGGAATGCAAAGACGGCCCTCTTCAACTGGCTCTTTGCCAGGAAGAACGGAGGGTCTTTCGTTCTGCGGATGGAAGACACCGACATCGAGCGCTCCGATGTCCTCTACGAGCGATCCATTATGGACGATCTGCGCTGGCTCGGGATCACCTGGGACGAGGGCCCGTTGCGTCAGTCCGACCGCCTTGATATCTACAGGTCACACGCCATGGGCCTCCTCGACAAGGGTTTTGCCTACAGGTGTTTTTGTGCCGAGGAAGAACTGGCCGCTGAGAGGCAAAGATCGCTTTCGCGGGGTGAGCCCCCCAGGTACGGTGGAAAATGCCGGGACCTCGCCAATGACGAGGCCGTAAGGCTCGAAGGAGAAGGACGGCCCTTCACCATTCGCTTTCGTTCCGATAACAAGCCCATCACATTCCGTGACGGGATACGGGGAGGACTCTCTTTCCCGAGGGGCCATGTGGACGACCTTATTATCCTGAGAAGGGACGGTACGCCGACATATAACCTTGCCGTCGTCGTCGACGACATGCTGATGGGGATCACCCACGTCATACGCGGCGGCGATCATATCTCCAATACACCGAAGCAGATTGCCCTGTTCAATGCGCTGGGAGGCGAGCCTCCCCAGTACGCACATCACTCCCTTCTCATCGGCACCGATCACAAACCTCTCAGCAAGAGACACGGCACCACGCGCGTCGTCGACTTCCGTTCCCTGGGAATGGTCAGCGACGCCCTCGTGAATTACCTGTGCACGATGGGTCGAAGCGCCGCCGTGGAGATAATGGACAGAAACGAACTGGTCCGGACCTTTTCTCTTGACTCCATCTCCGGTTCGGACAATATTTTCGATATGGAGAAACTTCTCTGGTTCAACAGGGAATATATGAAACACATGCCGCTGGCCGATCTCATCGACAGGACGGGGATGGAGGTTTCCGATGCCGCGAAGGTGTCCGCCGTCCGTGAGAATGCCTCCACGCTGAACGATCTTAAGGAATACATGGAGATGTTCGACAGGGCGGAATTGAAGGAAAGCTCCCTTCGCTATCTGATGAAGATGAACGCGGCCGAGGAGATGGGCAATACCATGCGGTCCCTCCTCGCGGGTAAGGATGGGCTTACCTTCGACGACCTCACCGGGAGCTTAACCCAGCCCCCGGACCTCAGGAAAAGGGATTTCTTCATGATCCTCAGGGCCTTCATTACGGGAAGGTCCGACGGCCCGCCCCTTAAGGAAATTTTCCCTCTCGTCCCTCCCCGGGTCATCACAGGCCGTATCGATGCCTATCTCAGTCTTAAGCGTGAAGGATAA